In Mus caroli chromosome 9, CAROLI_EIJ_v1.1, whole genome shotgun sequence, a single window of DNA contains:
- the LOC110302013 gene encoding olfactory receptor 143-like, whose translation MQVMKQMVTESNSSVTEFILMGLTVQKELQLPLFVLFLLNYTATVVGNLSLMNLICLNSHLHTPMYFFIFNLSCIDFCYSFVCNPTMLTSFVSEQNTISYEGCMSQLFFFCFFVNSECYVLTAMAYDRYVAICHPLQYTVVMSPKICCLLVFGSYLMGFAGAMTHTGFMIRLSFCNSNINHYMCDIFPLLQLSCTSTYVNELVSSVVVGTIIILSSIIILVSYAMILSNILHMSSSKGWSKALGTCGSHIITVSLFYGSGLLAYIKPTSAETVGQGKFLSIFYTLVVPMLNPLIYSLRNKDVKLAVKRTMKRVTS comes from the coding sequence ATGCAAGTCATGAAGCAAATGGTTACAGAAAGTAATTCTTCAGTGACTGAGTTCATTCTTATGGGATTAACAGTTCAAAAAGAGCTCCAGTTGCCTCTGTTTGTCCTATTCTTGTTAAACTACACAGCCACTGTGGTGGGAAACCTGAGCTTAATGAATCTCATTTGCCTAAATTCACATCTTCAcactcccatgtactttttcATCTTCAATCTGTCCTGCATTGATTTttgttattcatttgtttgtaacCCCACAATGCTGACGAGTTTTGTTTCAGAGCAGAACACCATATCCTATGAAGGATGCATGAGTCAActatttttcttctgcttttttgtAAACTCTGAATGTTATGTGCTGACAGccatggcctatgatcgctatgtggccatctgtcaTCCCCTGCAGTACACAGTTGTGATGTCTCCTAAGATCTGCTGTCTGCTGGTGTTTGGTTCTTACTTGATGGGTTTTGCTGGGGCCATGACTCATACAGGGTTTATGATCAGGCTCAGTTTTTGTAATTCAAACATCAACCACTACATGTGTGACATCTTTCCCCTCCTTCAGCTCTCTTGTACCAGCACCTATGTCAACGAGCTTGTGAGCTCTGTTGTGGTTGGAACAATTATAATTTTATCTAGCATCATTATTTTAGTCTCATATGCTATGATCCTTTCCAATATCCTTCATATGTCATCAAGTAAGGGTTGGTCAAAAGCCCTGGGCACTTGTGGGTCCCACATCATAACTGTTAGCCTCTTTTATGGGTCTGGACTACTTGCCTATATCAAGCCAACATCTGCTGAGACTGTGGGCCAGGGGaaatttttatcaatattttacACCCTTGTGGTACCCATGCTGAATCCTCTCATTTACAGCCTCAGGAACAAGGATGTCAAACTTGCTGTGAAGAGAACAATGAAAAGAGTCACAAGCTGA
- the LOC110301364 gene encoding olfactory receptor 147, translating to MLVGNGSSVTEFVLAGLTDRPELQLPLFYLFLIIYIITVVGNLGLIILIGLNPHLHTPMYYFLFNLSFIDLCYSSVFSPKMLINFVSEKNSISYAGCMTQLFLFLFFVISECYMLTSMAYDRYVAICNPLLYKVTMSPQICSVISFAAYGMGFAGSSAHTGCMLRLTFCNANVINHYLCDILPLLQLSCTSTYVNEVVVLIVVGINITVPSFTILISYVFILANILSIKSTQGRSKAFSTCSSHIMAISLFFGSAAFMYLKYSSGSMEQGKISSVFYTNVGPMLNPLIYSLRNKDVKVALRKSLIKFREKTDFN from the coding sequence ATGCTGGTTGGAAATGGCTCTTCTGTGACAGAATTTGTCCTTGCTGGTTTGACAGATCGTCCAGAGCTCCAGCTGCCTCTCTTTTACCTGTTTCTAATAATCTACATAATCACAGTGGTGGGAAACTTGGGCTTGATCATCCTGATTGGCCTCAATCCTCACctgcacacccccatgtactATTTCCTCTTCAACCTCTCCTTCATTGATCTCTGTTACTCTTCTGTCTTCAGCCCCAAAATGCTGATTAACTTTGTTTCTGAGAAGAATTCCATCTCCTATGCGGGATGCATGACtcaactgtttctctttctcttttttgtcatCTCTGAATGCTACATGTTGACCtcaatggcctatgatcgctatgtggccatctgtaatCCACTGCTGTATAAGGTCACCATGTCCCCTCAGATCTGTTCTGTGATATCATTTGCTGCATATGGGATGGGATTTGCTGGATCCTCTGCCCACACAGGCTGTATGCTCAGACTGACTTTCTGCAATGCCAATGTCATCAACCATTACTTGTGTGacattcttcctctccttcaaCTTTCCTGCACCAGTACCTATGTCAATGAGGTTGTGGTTCTCATAGTTGTGGGTATCAACATCACAGTTCCAAGCTTCACCATCCTCATTTCCTATGTTTTCATCCTTGCCAACATACTAAGTATCAAATCCACACAAGGAAGATCGAAAGCCTTCAGTACCTGTAGCTCTCACATCATGgcaatttctcttttctttggatCAGCTGCATTTATGTATCTTAAATATTCTTCTGGATCTATGGAACAAGGAAAGATATCTTCAGTTTTCTACACTAATGTTGGTCCCATGCTCAACCCTCTGATTTACAGTTTGAGAAATAAGGATGTCAAGGTGGCATTAAGGAAATCATTGATTAAATTCAGAGAAAAGACAGATTTTAATTAG